A stretch of the Lactuca sativa cultivar Salinas chromosome 9, Lsat_Salinas_v11, whole genome shotgun sequence genome encodes the following:
- the LOC111878652 gene encoding uncharacterized protein LOC111878652, whose protein sequence is MISLQKLTCSWSLIATVASLVTLVSIVHMFLFPSVPSFDYFGYKQVKDSCIPINETINVENKHILPLNATFPADLHKAVVYRGAPWKAEIGQWLSACSSVATSIKVLEPISGKKCEDGCSGQGICNHELGQCRCFHGFSGEKCSERLELSCNYPATEELPYGRWVVSICSTHCDTTRAMCFCGEGTKYPNRPVAESCGFQMILPSEPGGPKDVDWSKSDHDNIFTTNGSLPGWCNVDPVEAYDLKVKFKEECDCKYDGLFGRFCETPVLSTCINQCSGQGHCRGGFCQCENGWYGVDCSIPSVHSSIQDWPQWLRPSQVTVPDNEQVTKSIVGLKAVVEKKRPLIYVYDLPPDFNSILLEGRHFKLECVNRIYDQDNATIWTEQLYGSQIAMYESMLASPHRTLNGEEADYYFVPVLDSCIITRADDAPHLSMEEHRGLRSSFTLDFYKKAHDHIVEQYPYWNRSSGKDHIWSFSWDEGACYAPKEIWNSMMLVHWGNTNSKHNHSTTAYWADNWDQVPSDKRGNHSCFDPEKDLVIPAWKRPDVTSLTLKLWDRPREERKTLFYFNGNLGPAYERGRPEATYSMGIRQKLAEEFGSAPNKNGQLGKQHAEDVIVIAHPSESYHEDLASSVFCGVMPGDGWSGRMEDSILQGCIPVVIQDGIFLPWENVLNYESFAVRLGEDEIPNLVNILRGFNETEIEFRLANVKKIWQRYLYRGSILLEAERQKSSFGHINDWAEKLSELSDDDDVFTTFIQILHYKLYNDPWRRQHTNMKNETGIPKECLLKV, encoded by the exons ATGATCTCGTTACAGAAGTTGACTTGTTCATGGTCACTGATAGCAACAGTTGCTTCACTTGTCACATTGGTTTCAATAGTTCATATGTTCTTGTTTCCTTCTGTGCCTTCTTTTGATTACTTTGGATATAAGCAAGTAAAAGACTCTTGTATCCCAATTAATGAAACAATCAATGTGGAAAACAAGCACATTTTGCCTTTAAATGCAACGTTTCCAGCTGACTTGCATAAAGCGGTTGTATATCGTGGTGCACCATGGAAGGCTGAGATTGGTCAATGGTTATCCGCATGTAGTTCAGTTGCCACTAGCATAAAAGTTCTTGAG CCAATCAGTGGGAAGAAATGTGAAGATGGGTGTAGTGGTCAAGGCATTTGTAATCATGAACTTGGTCAATGCCGATGCTTTCATGGATTTAGTG GAGAGAAATGTTCTGAAAGACTAGAATTAAGTTGTAATTATCCGGCAACAGAAGAGCTACCATACGGCCGATGGGTTGTTTCAATTTGCTCTACACATTGTGACACAACACGAGCAATGTGCTTTTGTGGGGAAGGAACAAAATACCCAAATCGCCCTGTTGCAGAGTCATGTGGGTTTCAAATGAT TTTACCTTCTGAACCCGGTGGCCCGAAAGATGTTGACTGGTCAAAATCAGACCATGACAATATTTTCACAACAAACGGGAGCTTGCCCGGATGGTGTAATGTGGATCCTGTTGAAGCTTATGATTTGAAGGTGAAATTTAAAGAAGAATGTGATTGTAAATATGATGGTCTTTTTGGGCGTTTTTGTGAGACACCTGTGTTATCTACTTGTATTAACCAATGCTCAGGTCAAGGCCATTGTCGGGGTGGATTCTGTCAG TGTGAGAATGGGTGGTATGGAGTAGATTGTAGCATTCCATCTGTTCATTCTTCTATTCAAGATTGGCCACAGTGGCTTCGACCCTCTCAGGTTACTGTTCCTGACAACGAACAAGTGACAAAAAGTATCGTCGGTTTAAAAGCGGTGGTGGAAAAGAAAAGGCCGCTGATTTACGTGTATGATTTGCCTCCCGATTTTAACAGTATCCTACTCGAG GGTCGTCATTTTAAGCTCGAGTGTGTAAATAGGATCTATGATCAGGATAATGCTACTATATGGACGGAGCAGCTATATGGTTCTCAG ATAGCAATGTACGAAAGCATGTTAGCTAGTCCACATCGGACATTAAATGGTGAAGAAGCGGATTATTATTTTGTTCCTGTTCTTGATTCTTGTATCATAACTCGTGCTGATGATGCACCCCATTTGAGCATGGAG GAACATAGGGGTTTGAGAAGCTCTTTCACTCTCGATTTTTACAAGAAAGCACATGATCATATTGTTGAACAATACCCATACTGGAATCGGTCATCTGGAAAAGATCACATTTGG TCTTTTTCATGGGATGAAGGTGCTTGTTATGCACCAAAGGAGATATGGAACAGCATGATGTTGGTTCATTGGGGCAACACAAATTCAAAGCACAACCATTCAACCACAGCCTATTGGGCTGATAATTGGGATCAGGTCCCTTCAGATAAAAGGGGCAATCATTCTTGTTTTGATCCAGAAAAAGATTTAGTAATTCCAGCATGGAAGCGCCCAGATGTCACCTCTTTGACCTTAAAGCTTTGGGATAG GCCTCGTGAGGAGCGAAAAACATTGTTTTACTTCAACGGAAATTTGGGGCCAGCTTATGAACGTGGAAGGCCTGAAGCCAC GTATAGTATGGGTATACGGCAAAAATTAGCTGAAGAATTCGGGTCTGCCCCAAATAAAAACGGGCAGCTCGGGAAACAACACGCGGAAGATGTGATTGTGATCGCGCATCCTTCCGAAAGTTATCATGAAGATTTGGCGAGTTCAGTTTTTTGTGGAGTTATGCCGGGTGATGGATGGAGTGGTAGAATGGAAGATAGTATTTTGCAAGGTTGCATTCCTGTGGTTATTCAG GATGGGATCTTTTTGCCATGGGAGAACGTGCTCAACTATGAGAGTTTTGCTGTTCGATTAGGTGAAGACGAAATACCAAACCTCGTAAATATCCTTCGG GGGTTCAATGAAACAGAAATAGAATTCAGATTGGCAAATGTGAAGAAAATCTGGCAAAGATACTTGTATCGTGGTTCAATTTTGCTCGAGGCTGAAAGACAAAAATCTTCTTTTGGGCATATTAATGATTGGGCCGAAAAGTTGTCCGAGTTAAGTGATGACGATGATGTTTTTACAACATTCATACAG ATATTGCATTACAAATTATATAACGACCCTTGGAGAAGGCAACACACAAATATGAAAAATGAGACTGGCATACCGAAAGAATGCTTACTCAAAGTATAG